The following coding sequences are from one Gossypium raimondii isolate GPD5lz chromosome 4, ASM2569854v1, whole genome shotgun sequence window:
- the LOC128040654 gene encoding photosystem II protein D1-like has protein sequence MTAILESRKSESLWGRFCNWITNTENRLYIGWFGVLMIPTLLTATFVFIIAFITAPLVDIDGIREPVSESLLYGNNIISGAIIPTSAAIRLHFYPIWEAASVDE, from the coding sequence atGACTGCAATTTTAGAGAGTCGCAAAAGTGAAAGCCTATGGGGTCGCTTTTGTAATTGGATAACCAACACTGAAAACCGTCTTTACATCGGATGGTTTGGTGTTTTGATGATCCCTACATTATTGACCGCAACTTTTGTATTTATTATCGCCTTCATTACTGCTCCTCTAGTAGATATTGATGGTATTCGTGAACCTGTTTCTGAATCTCTACTTTACGGAAACAATATTATTTCTGGTGCCATTATTCCTACTTCTGCAGCTATTCGTTTGCACTTTTACCCGATCTGGGAAGCGGCATCTGTTGATGAATAG
- the LOC105780622 gene encoding peamaclein produces the protein MKLLFLTLLLCSLLLCSSVFAPTMAQPRSRNFCEGKCKGRCNKAAVWDRCFKYCGICCEECQCVPSGTYGNKHECPCYRDKVNNKGKPKCP, from the exons atgaagctcTTGTTTCTAACTTTGCTGCTTTGTTCTCTTCTTCTATGTTCTTCAGTTTTTGCACCAACAATGGCTCAGCCTCGTTCACGTAA CTTTTGTGAAGGGAAATGCAAAGGGAGGTGCAATAAAGCGGCGGTTTGGGATCGGTGCTTCAAATATTGCGGCATATGTTGCGAGGAGTGTCAATGTGTTCCGTCGGGTACTTATGGGAACAAACACGAGTGTCCTTGCTACAGAGATAAGGTGAATAACAAGGGCAAACCCAAATGCccttga
- the LOC105779262 gene encoding pumilio homolog 12, with protein sequence MERNSYTQGRQIAFMGDPTEENQEFPFDDSSSTGFSNPNFSQGLQGHHDVRVFGFQQSSLDDRFSQLNLNDIENPTRIVGSDFGPAPIGLLHENSFNGRHVLRSLPSQNMVVDRSPNYSPSTLIEHNVFDFDTNTQRRTPPFERPYNLCDPMRSVNGFGSTLMRPSMHDHQHQPFYSPPPRQLPRENSSYYYIPPLRELKAGDICTVAKDRDRCLALQKKLDNEVLTRGEIDMIFMEVKDHLHELMVHRFANYLIQKLFKAINNEQRTQLLLLLIRSHQRFFQVCTNLYGSRTIQKFIEIINIQEQRCILLSALKPIAITLAKDSNGHHIFEPCLKKFSSEETMHLMDGIIQHCVDIAINKSGCCALQQCLTHANDEVSEHFLVRIVANALFLSEDKYGNYVVQFVLQMGLPWVTSMIIGQLQGSFVSLCFSKYGSNVVEKCMKESEEQLSARVIMEILNDPDYLKVFGHDYGNFVIQSALLASKGHANLGIHNAIHCLIRKHYSFLQSSPFGRRILSAASKCRRS encoded by the exons ATGGAGCGTAACTCGTATACACAAGGTCGTCAAATTGCATTCATGGGGGATCCCACCGAGGAAAACCAGGAATTCCCCTTTGACGATAGTTCTTCCACTGGTTTTTCAAACCCTAATTTCTCCCAAGGGTTACAAGGCCATCATGATGTTCGTGTCTTTGGATTTCAACAGTCTTCACTCGATGATCGTTTCAGTCAATTGAATTTAAACGACATTGAAAACCCCACGAGGATTGTTGGGTCGGATTTCGGTCCAGCACCAATTGGGTTGCTTCATGAGAATAGCTTCAATGGCCGCCATGTATTAAGGTCTCTTCCAAGTCAAAACATGGTCGTCGACCGATCGCCAAATTATTCTCCCAGTACTTTGATCGAACACAACGTGTTCGACTTCGACACCAACACGCAACGAAGGACTCCGCCTTTCGAACGTCCTTACAACCTGTGCGATCCGATGCGGTCCGTCAATGGCTTCGGATCTACTTTGATGCGACCATCAATGCATGATCATCAACACCAACCTTTTTATTCCCCTCCTCCTCGACAGCTTCCTCGAGAGAATTCGAGTTATTATTATATTCCGCCGTTGAGGGAGCTGAAAGCTGGGGATATTTGCACGGTGGCGAAAGATCGAGACAGGTGCCTTGCCTTGCAGAAGAAGCTGGATAATGAAGTATTAACGCGTGGGGAAATCGATATGATTTTCATGGAAGTGAAAGATCACTTGCATGAACTGATGGTTCATCGGTTCGCCAATTATCTCATTCAGAAATTATTCAAAGCCATCAACAATGAACAAAGGACCCAGCTTCTTCTCTTACTCATTAGGAGCCATCAAAGGTTCTTTCAAGTTTGCACCAATCTCTACGg GAGTCGgacaattcaaaaatttattgaGATAATCAACATCCAAGAACAAAGATGCATTCTTCTGTCAGCTTTGAAACCTATTGCTATTACCTTGGCAAAAGACAGCAATGGTCATCATATATTTGAACCATGCTTGAAAAAATTCTCGAGTGAAGAAACAATG CATCTTATGGATGGAATTATACAACATTGTGTGGACATTGCAATTAACAAAAGCGGCTGTTGTGCCCTGCAACAATGTTTGACCCATGCTAATGATGAAGTTAGTGAGCATTTCTTGGTTCGAATTGTGGCGAATGCCCTGTTCCTTTCCGAGGACAAATATGG GAACTATGTTGTACAATTTGTGCTTCAGATGGGATTACCTTGGGTTACATCAATGATAATAGGGCAGCTTCAAGGGAGCTTTGTGAGCCTTTGTTTTAGCAAGTATGGCAGCAATGTGGTTGAGAAATGTATGAAAGAATCAGAGGAACAACTCTCTGCAAGGGTTATCATGGAGATTCTAAATGATCCAGATTATTTAAAGGTCTTTGGGCATGACTATGGCAACTTTGTTATTCAATCAGCTTTGTTGGCTTCCAAG gGACATGCAAATTTAGGTATACACAATGCTATTCATTGTCTGATTCGAAAGCATTATTCATTTCTTCAAAGTTCTCCATTTGGGAGAAGGATTTTGAGTGCTGCATCAAAATGTCGCAGaagttga